The sequence GGCCACGCCGAGCACCAGGCCACCCAGCATCGCGCCGGGAATACTGCCAATGCCGCCGAGCACCGCGGCGGTGAACGCCTTGATACCCGCCAGGAAACCGATATGCGGGTTGATCACCCCGTACTGCATGCTGATCAGCACGGCCGCGATGGCCGCCAGCGCTGCACCAATGACGAAGGTCAGGGCGATAATGCTGTTGGTGTTGATGCCCAGAAGGTTGGCCATTTTCAGGTCTTCGGCGCAGGCACGGCAGGCGCGGCCCAGGCGTGAGCGGGAAATGAACAGCGTCAGGCCCAGCATGGCAATGATGGTGACCACGAAGATCAGCACCTGCATGTAGGAAACGACCACACCGTTCATGGCGCTCTCACCGAAGATGAAATTGCCCGGCATCAGGTTGGGGATGGCCTTGTCCTTCGAGTCCTGGGAAAGCAACACGACGTTCTGCAGGAAGATCGACATGCCGATCGCCGATATCAGCGGGATCAATCGGTTACTTCCGCGCAAGGGTCGGTAGGCGACCCGCTCGATGCTGTAACCGTAGGCGCTGGTGACAATCATGGCGGCGGCGAACGCACCGATCATCAGGATTGGAAGGGCATCGAGGCCCATCATCGAAAGCCCGACGATGGCGATGAAAGCGACGTAGGAGCCGATCATGTATACCTCGCCGTGGGCGAAGTTGATCATGCCGATAATGCCGTAGACCATCGTGTATCCGATGGCTATCAGGGCGTAGGTGCTGCCAACGGTCAGGCCGTTGATCAGCTGTTGGAAGTAGTGGTAAAGCTCAGGCATTACATTCTCCTGAACACCCAGCAGCCCGTGCTCGACCGCCAATGCGGACCTGCTTCGAACACGCAGCATGACGAAATGCGGCGTCAGGGGCTCGGTGCGGATCACGCACATTGCCTGCTTCGAGGCGGGCCAGCTCTATGCAGGCACTCGCTTGGATGAAGGTGTTGCGGGGGCGGCCAATGTGCTTGTGGCAAGCCAGCCCCGATCAGCTAAAACAAAGCCCACAGCGGACGCCGTGGGCTTCGGTTGGGTGGTTACCGGATCACTTGGCTTCGGTCTTGGTGCCGTCCTGGTGCCATTCGTAGACCACGAAGTTGAAGTCTTTCAGGTCACCCTTCTCGTCGAAGGCGAGGCTGCCGGTCGGCGTATCGAAGGTGTTGCTGCGCAATGCCGCGGCGACTTCTTCGGTGTCGGTGCTGCCGGCTTTCTCGATGCCTTCGGCAATCACCTGGACCGCCGCGTAGGCCGGGAATACGAACGGGCCGCTCGGGTCCTGCTGCTTCGCCTTGAAGGCCTCGACCAGCTCCTGGTTGCGAGGGTCCTGGTCGAAGGATTTCGGCAGCGTCACGTAGAGGCCTTCGGATGCCGGGCCGGCGATCGCGGAAATTTCCTTGTTGCCAACCCCTTCAGGGCCCATGAAACGCACGTTCAGGCCGCGTTCCTTGGCTTGGCGCAGCAAGAGTCCGAGTTCGGGGTGATAGCCGCCGTAGTAGACGAAGTCGACGCCGGCCTGCTTGAGCTTGGAGATCATCGAGGAGAAGTCCTTGTCGCCGGCATTGATGCCTTCGAACAGGCCGACCTTGACGCCTTTCTCTTCTAGGGTCTGCTTCACCGCGGTGGCGATGCCTTCACCGTACTGCTGCTTGTCGTGGATGACGGCGACGTTCTTCGGCTTGACGTGGTCGGCGATGAAATTGCCGGCGGTCGGGCCCTGCAGACTGTCCAGGCCGATGGTGCGGAAGATCAGTTCATAGCCACGCGAAGTGATGTCCGGGCTGGTCGAGGCCGCGGTGATCATCAGAATGCCTTCATCTTCGTAGATGTCGGATGCTGGCTGGGTCGAGCTGGAGCACAGGTGGCCAACCACGAAGCTGACTTCATCGTTGACGATCTTGTTGGCGACCGCGACCGCCTGCTTGGGGTCACAGGCATCGTCATACACGATCCCTTCCAGCTGCTGGCCGCTGACGCCGCCCTTCTTGTTGATTTGCTCGATGGCCATCTGGGCCCCGATGAACTGCATGTCGCCGTACTGCGCGACCGCCCCCGTGACTGGCCCGGCCAAACCGATCTTGATGGTGTCGGCGGCTAGCGTGTAGCTCGCGGCTCCGGTCAAAGCGATGGCCAGGAAAAGTTTGGACAGATGCTGCTTGGTCTTCATATGCGCTCCACTTGCATCATTATTGTTTGAATCCTGCTGGCTGCAGTGTCGTTAAGGGGCAAACGTCCCCAAACGGCACGGCAACTGTACCGGCACAGTGTAGAAGCGTCAGCACCTGTTTGCACAGTCAGGATTCCATCCATTTGATGGGATTACGCCGGGCGCTATCATGGCGCCCTTTACCTGAACGCGAGAATCCCATGAGCGAAGACCCAAGCACTCTCTATGCCAAGCTATTGGGCGAAACCGCGCCGATCTCCTGGCAGGAATTGCAGCCTTTCTTCGCTCGCGGCGCGCTGTTGCGCGTGGCCAGCGACTTCGATCTGATCGAGGCCGCGCAGGCGGTGGCGCAGGATGATCGGGAAAAGGTCGCTGCCTGGCTGGCCCAGGGCCATATCCTCAAGCTGGAGTCCGAACAGGCACAGGACTGGCTGGAGCGCGATCCGCAATTGTGGGCCGTGGTCGTCGCGCCTTGGGTGCTGGTGCAGGAGCGCGGTCAGCGGCCAGCCGTGCACTAAAATGGGGCGCTGAGCTGGGCGGGACTGCCGTGTCAGCGGGGGCATCGCGCCGGGTATCGGCCGTAGCGCTCAGCCGCGGACCCAGCGCAATCGCGCCCAGCCGCTCAGCGCATCCACTGCCAGGACCATCAGCAGCATGGCGAGAATCACCGTCGAGGCCTGGGCTTCCTGGAACAGGCTGAGGCTCATGTAGAGCATCTGCCCCAGCCCGCCTGCACCGACGAAGCCGAGCACACTGGCCATGCGGATGTTGTTTTCCCAGCGATACAGCGTGTAGGCCATCAGCTGCGGCCAGAGGATCGGCAGGGTGCCATAGCAGAACGCACTGATGCGATTGCAGCCGGACAGGCGCAGCGCGTCGGCTGGGCCGCTCGGTGTGTTTTCCAGGGCTTCGGCGAACAAGCGTCCGAGCACGCCGGCCGTATGCAGCGCCAATGCCAGGGTCCCGGCGTTCGGACCGAGGCCCGCCGCCAGCACCATCAGCGCCGCCCAGACCAGTTCCGGAATGGCACGCAGCGCATTGAGCAACAGCCTCGACGCCCCCTTGGCCAACAGGCCGAAGCGGCCCGAGGCCGGTAACGCCAGCAACAATCCCAGCAGTGCGGCCAATAGCGTACCCACCGCCGACATCGCCAGAGTTTCCAGCGCGCCGTGGCCGATGGCCTTCAGATGACCGGGCGACAGATCAGGGCTGAAAAAGCCCGAGGCGTAATCGGCCATCTGCCCGAGGCCGTCACGGCTGAACAGCGCGCCGGTGTCGAGTTGCAGGTAGACGAACGAGCCGACCACCGCCGCCAGCAGCAACGACGGCAGCGCATAGCGTGAAAGCGACCTCACGCGAACCTCCTGCGCAGCAGCTGACTGATCGCGTCTGCCATCAGCACCAACACCAGGAACGTCAGCAGCATGCTGGCGACCTCGCCTCCCGCGAACATGCGCATCGACAGGTCCATCTGCTGGCCCAGCCCGCCGGCTCCCACGAAGCCCATCACCACCGAGGCGCGCACCGCGCATTCCCAGCGGTAGACGGTGTACGAGAGCATTTCGCCCGTCGCTTGCGGCAACACGCCATAGGCGAACGCCTGCAAGCGTGAACTGCCCGCACCGAGCAGGGCGCGGGTGGGCAGCGGGTCGACCGACTCGAAGATTTCCGCGTAGACCTTGCCGAGCATGCCGGCATAGGTGATGGCAATCGCCAGCACGCCCGCCGTGGGCCCGAGGCCCACCGCCCGCACGAACAGCAACGCCCAGACGATCTCCGGCACGCTGCGCAACAGGATCAACAACCCGCGCACCGGCCAGCGCACGGCCTGCGCCCCCCTGCGCGGACGCCCGGCGCGGCTGAGCGCCGAGATGGACAGCGCGCGTGTGGCCAGCAAGGCACAGGGCAGCGCCACCACCAGCGCCAGGGCCATGCCCGCCGTGGCAATGGCGAGTGTTTCCAGCGTGGCGCGCCCCAGCAGCAGGAGAAACGCACCGTCATGCGTCGGCGGCCAGAAGCCTGCGAGGAACGTCCCCATGGTCTCGGCGTTGCTGCCGTCGAACAGCACGGCCAGGTTCAACTCGCTCAGCGACAGGCCCGGCCACAGCAC is a genomic window of Stutzerimonas stutzeri containing:
- a CDS encoding PhnE/PtxC family ABC transporter permease, whose translation is MLNPDTARRDPAAAPRLVVAVLVLAVLWPGLSLSELNLAVLFDGSNAETMGTFLAGFWPPTHDGAFLLLLGRATLETLAIATAGMALALVVALPCALLATRALSISALSRAGRPRRGAQAVRWPVRGLLILLRSVPEIVWALLFVRAVGLGPTAGVLAIAITYAGMLGKVYAEIFESVDPLPTRALLGAGSSRLQAFAYGVLPQATGEMLSYTVYRWECAVRASVVMGFVGAGGLGQQMDLSMRMFAGGEVASMLLTFLVLVLMADAISQLLRRRFA
- the phnE gene encoding phosphonate ABC transporter, permease protein PhnE gives rise to the protein MRSLSRYALPSLLLAAVVGSFVYLQLDTGALFSRDGLGQMADYASGFFSPDLSPGHLKAIGHGALETLAMSAVGTLLAALLGLLLALPASGRFGLLAKGASRLLLNALRAIPELVWAALMVLAAGLGPNAGTLALALHTAGVLGRLFAEALENTPSGPADALRLSGCNRISAFCYGTLPILWPQLMAYTLYRWENNIRMASVLGFVGAGGLGQMLYMSLSLFQEAQASTVILAMLLMVLAVDALSGWARLRWVRG
- a CDS encoding branched-chain amino acid ABC transporter substrate-binding protein codes for the protein MKTKQHLSKLFLAIALTGAASYTLAADTIKIGLAGPVTGAVAQYGDMQFIGAQMAIEQINKKGGVSGQQLEGIVYDDACDPKQAVAVANKIVNDEVSFVVGHLCSSSTQPASDIYEDEGILMITAASTSPDITSRGYELIFRTIGLDSLQGPTAGNFIADHVKPKNVAVIHDKQQYGEGIATAVKQTLEEKGVKVGLFEGINAGDKDFSSMISKLKQAGVDFVYYGGYHPELGLLLRQAKERGLNVRFMGPEGVGNKEISAIAGPASEGLYVTLPKSFDQDPRNQELVEAFKAKQQDPSGPFVFPAYAAVQVIAEGIEKAGSTDTEEVAAALRSNTFDTPTGSLAFDEKGDLKDFNFVVYEWHQDGTKTEAK
- a CDS encoding DUF2288 domain-containing protein, producing MSEDPSTLYAKLLGETAPISWQELQPFFARGALLRVASDFDLIEAAQAVAQDDREKVAAWLAQGHILKLESEQAQDWLERDPQLWAVVVAPWVLVQERGQRPAVH
- the livH gene encoding high-affinity branched-chain amino acid ABC transporter permease LivH, with amino-acid sequence MPELYHYFQQLINGLTVGSTYALIAIGYTMVYGIIGMINFAHGEVYMIGSYVAFIAIVGLSMMGLDALPILMIGAFAAAMIVTSAYGYSIERVAYRPLRGSNRLIPLISAIGMSIFLQNVVLLSQDSKDKAIPNLMPGNFIFGESAMNGVVVSYMQVLIFVVTIIAMLGLTLFISRSRLGRACRACAEDLKMANLLGINTNSIIALTFVIGAALAAIAAVLISMQYGVINPHIGFLAGIKAFTAAVLGGIGSIPGAMLGGLVLGVAEAFGADIFGDQYKDVVAFSLLVLVLLFRPTGILGRPEVEKV